The proteins below are encoded in one region of Engystomops pustulosus chromosome 8, aEngPut4.maternal, whole genome shotgun sequence:
- the LOC140074545 gene encoding gamma-crystallin-3-like, whose amino-acid sequence MGKIIFYEERNFQGRSYECHSECPDLSSFFRRCKSIRVESGNWILYENSNYRGHQYFLHRGEYPDFQQWMGYNDSIRSCRLSPQHGGSFRISIYEREDFRGQKMEFTDDCPHVYERFRFHEIHSVHVHEGYWMFYEEPNYRGHQYYLRPGEYRRYSDWGASNPRFGSFRRVHHSY is encoded by the exons Atgggaaag ATCATCTTCTACGAAGAAAGAAATTTCCAGGGACGCTCATATGAGTGTCACTCCGAGTGTCCAGATTTATCCTCCTTTTTTAGACGTTGTAAATCTATCCGTGTAGAAAGTGGTAACTGGATCCTGTATGAAAACTCCAACTACAGAGGACACCAGTACTTCCTACACAGAGGAGAGTATCCTGATTTCCAGCAATGGATGGGCTACAATGACTCCATTAGGTCTTGTCGCTTGAGCCCTCAG CATGGAGGTTCATTCAGAATCAGTATCTATGAGAGAGAAGACTTCAGAGGACAAAAGATGGAGTTCACTGATGACTGTCCTCATGTCTATGAGAGATTCCGCTTCCATGAAATACATTCTGTCCATGTGCATGAGGGATATTGGATGTTCTATGAGGAGCCCAACTACAGGGGACATCAGTATTACCTGAGacctggagagtacaggagatacAGCGACTGGGGAGCTTCTAACCCAAGATTTGGTTCCTTCAGACGTGTTCACCATTCCTATTAA